In Neofelis nebulosa isolate mNeoNeb1 chromosome 7, mNeoNeb1.pri, whole genome shotgun sequence, the following proteins share a genomic window:
- the LOC131516859 gene encoding ribonuclease K6-like encodes MRLDLLGHFPLLLLLLALWGPVRPLCAWRQSLTRAQWFEIQHVRSSPVSCNTEMNGVNNYTQNCKVHNTFLHDSFKNVSDTCLLSNVTCKNGMNNCHRSPQRVNMTDCTLTSGKYPNCKYKDTPLYKFFIIACDPPQQGDPPYRLVPVHLDNVI; translated from the coding sequence ATGAGACTGGATCTTCTGGGAcactttcctctcctcctgctgctgctggctTTATGGGGGCCAGTGCGTCCACTTTGTGCTTGGCGTCAATCCCTCACCAGGGCCCAGTGGTTTGAAATTCAGCATGTAAGGTCAAGCCCTGTCAGTTGCAACACAGAAATGAATGGTGTCAATAATTATACTCAGAACTGTAAGGTTCACAACACCTTTCTGCATGACTCCTTCAAGAACGTGTCTGATACCTGTCTTTTGTCCAACGTGACCTGCAAAAATGGGATGAATAATTGCCACCGGAGTCCACAGCGTGTTAATATGACTGACTGCACACTCACTTCAGGGAAGTATCCCAACTGCAAGTACAAAGATACTCCCCTGTACAAATTCTTCATTATCGCCTGTGATCCCCCTCAGCAGGGTGACCCTCCCTATCGGTTGGTTCCTGTACACTTAGATAACGTTATTTGA
- the RNASE1 gene encoding ribonuclease pancreatic — MAQKSFCIWFPLLVLVLLALGYVQPSLGKESRAMKFQRQHVDSNLTNYGRNYCNEMMRRREMTDGRCKPVNTFVHEPLADVQDVCLQGNVTCKNGQPNCHQSFSKMSITDCHLRPGSRYPRCTYETTQKHKYIIVACEGDPYVPVHFDDSV, encoded by the coding sequence ATGGCTCAGAAAAGTTTCTGCATCTGGTTCCCACTTCTGGTCCTGGTGCTGCTGGCGCTGGGGTACGTCCAGCCTTCTCTGGGCAAGGAATCCCGGGCCATGAAGTTCCAGCGGCAGCACGTGGACTCGAACCTCACCAACTATGGCCGCAACTACTGCAACGAAATGATGAGGCGCCGGGAAATGACAGATGGACGGTGCAAGCCGGTGAACACCTTTGTACATGAGCCTCTGGCAGATGTCCAGGACGTCTGCCTCCAGGGAAATGTCACCTGCAAGAATGGGCAGCCCAACTGCCACCAGAGTTTCTCAAAGATGAGTATCACCGACTGCCACCTGAGGCCTGGCTCCAGATACCCCAGATGTACATATGAGACCACCCAGAAACATAAATACATCATCGTGGCCTGTGAGGGGGACCCGTATGTGCCAGTCCACTTTGATGATTCTGTTTAG